One genomic window of Candidatus Schekmanbacteria bacterium includes the following:
- a CDS encoding biotin attachment protein, which translates to MAVELVMPKLGLTMEVGSVVRWLKNEGDRVEKSEVILIVETEKVEYEVESPATGILKKIIGQPEVEYPVGEVLAIIEEE; encoded by the coding sequence ATGGCAGTTGAACTTGTTATGCCCAAATTAGGACTGACTATGGAAGTCGGTTCTGTTGTAAGATGGCTGAAAAATGAAGGTGATAGAGTTGAAAAATCAGAAGTGATCTTGATAGTAGAAACTGAAAAGGTAGAATATGAGGTTGAATCTCCTGCTACAGGAATTCTTAAAAAGATAATTGGACAACCTGAAGTTGAGTATCCGGTAGGAGAAGTGCTTGCTATAATCGAAGAAGAATAA
- a CDS encoding alpha-ketoacid dehydrogenase subunit beta: MAETRYIRAVNDALREEMERDGSVFVAGEDVALAGGSFSATRGLLDKFGADRVVDTPIAETGIIGLAIGAALTGLRPVVEIMFMDFITCAMDQVVNQAAKIRYMFGGKPKLPLVIRTQCGAGLNAGPQHSQCLEAWFAHVPGLKVVMPSTVTDVKGLLKASIRDDNPILFIENKTLYGLKGEVPDEDFTLPIGKGDIKKEGGDVTVIATSRMVHQALKAASKLSEEGIDIEVIDPRTISPLDKSLILDSVKKTGRAVVAFEEVKFAGFGAEVSAMIAEEAFSDLKAPVQRIGAPFCPVPFSKPLEKAYLPGEEEIVEAVKKVVK; encoded by the coding sequence ATGGCTGAAACAAGATATATACGAGCGGTCAACGATGCCCTCAGAGAGGAAATGGAAAGAGATGGTTCGGTTTTTGTAGCGGGAGAAGATGTCGCTTTAGCAGGCGGTTCTTTCAGCGCTACAAGAGGATTGCTTGATAAATTCGGTGCTGACCGCGTTGTCGATACCCCTATTGCTGAAACAGGCATCATAGGATTGGCAATTGGCGCTGCTCTCACAGGACTTCGTCCTGTCGTTGAGATAATGTTTATGGATTTTATAACTTGCGCAATGGACCAAGTAGTAAATCAGGCGGCAAAAATAAGGTATATGTTTGGTGGCAAGCCCAAACTTCCTCTTGTTATCAGAACACAGTGCGGCGCAGGACTTAATGCAGGACCGCAGCATTCTCAGTGTTTGGAAGCATGGTTTGCTCATGTGCCGGGACTAAAAGTAGTAATGCCAAGTACAGTAACAGATGTTAAAGGACTTCTAAAAGCTTCAATTAGAGATGATAATCCTATCCTATTTATTGAAAATAAGACACTTTATGGTCTGAAGGGAGAAGTGCCTGATGAAGATTTTACTCTTCCCATAGGAAAAGGAGACATCAAGAAGGAAGGTGGTGATGTTACAGTTATTGCTACTTCAAGAATGGTGCATCAGGCATTGAAAGCTGCCTCAAAATTATCAGAAGAAGGAATTGATATTGAGGTTATTGACCCTCGGACAATATCGCCTCTCGATAAGAGTTTGATCCTCGATTCTGTTAAAAAAACGGGGCGTGCGGTTGTTGCTTTTGAGGAAGTAAAATTTGCAGGATTTGGAGCAGAAGTATCTGCGATGATTGCTGAAGAAGCATTTTCAGACTTAAAGGCGCCGGTACAGAGAATTGGCGCTCCTTTCTGTCCTGTACCTTTTAGCAAACCATTGGAAAAGGCATATTTGCCGGGTGAAGAAGAAATAGTGGAAGCAGTCAAGAAAGTGGTTAAATGA
- a CDS encoding thiamine pyrophosphate-dependent dehydrogenase E1 component subunit alpha: protein MSKLDKESKISLLKTMLTIRKFEEKVSENFAAGQIPGFIHLSIGQEAVSAGACFNLRKEDYISTTHRGHGQCIAKGVEIRPLMAEIFGKSTGYCKGRGGSMHIASLDYGMLGANGIVAGGIPMAVGAAFSAKYRKTDQVVASFFGDGATGEGAFYESMNIASILKLPIIFVCENNKWAEFSPQQVHMDIENVAQRAKAFGNVAAETIDGNDVELVVDAMERAIERARSGNGPTLLECITTRFHGHYEGDPQKYRPKEDIEGVRSKDPIVRYKTKLKEEGVLDDAGAEALEKEVEGIIEDALQFAKESPEPDSKELLNDVYVN, encoded by the coding sequence ATGTCGAAACTTGATAAAGAGAGTAAGATTTCCCTTCTAAAGACTATGCTTACGATTAGAAAGTTTGAGGAAAAGGTTTCTGAAAATTTTGCGGCAGGCCAAATACCGGGTTTTATTCATTTGAGCATTGGACAGGAAGCGGTTTCAGCAGGAGCATGTTTCAATTTGCGGAAAGAAGATTATATTTCAACGACTCATCGCGGACATGGGCAGTGTATTGCAAAAGGAGTTGAGATTAGGCCCTTGATGGCTGAAATATTTGGCAAATCGACAGGTTATTGTAAAGGCAGAGGCGGATCGATGCATATAGCATCTCTTGATTATGGTATGCTTGGTGCCAATGGGATAGTGGCAGGAGGCATACCTATGGCAGTAGGAGCCGCCTTCAGCGCAAAATATAGAAAGACGGATCAGGTAGTAGCTTCTTTTTTTGGCGATGGAGCAACAGGTGAAGGAGCGTTTTACGAATCAATGAATATTGCATCCATTCTTAAACTTCCAATTATTTTCGTCTGTGAAAACAACAAATGGGCGGAATTTTCTCCTCAGCAAGTGCATATGGATATAGAGAATGTTGCCCAAAGGGCAAAAGCCTTTGGCAATGTAGCGGCAGAGACTATTGATGGAAATGATGTTGAGCTCGTAGTCGATGCAATGGAGAGAGCAATTGAGCGGGCGAGAAGCGGCAACGGACCTACTCTTCTTGAGTGCATTACAACAAGGTTTCATGGCCATTACGAGGGTGATCCACAAAAATATAGACCTAAGGAGGATATAGAAGGAGTTCGCTCAAAAGACCCTATTGTTCGATATAAGACAAAATTGAAAGAGGAAGGTGTGCTTGACGATGCAGGAGCTGAAGCTCTTGAAAAAGAGGTTGAAGGAATAATTGAAGACGCACTGCAGTTTGCAAAAGAAAGCCCTGAACCGGACAGCAAAGAATTGCTGAACGATGTATATGTTAACTGA